Genomic window (Lycium barbarum isolate Lr01 chromosome 2, ASM1917538v2, whole genome shotgun sequence):
taataataaagatgataataattaataataaaataataataataaataacaattattgatagtggaAAAatgttaataaaataataataacaataatagtgataataataagataataatgataataataataataaataacaattattgataaaacaatgataataattaataataaaataacgatgataatgatgattaataattgataacaaaataacgctgataataatgattagtaattaataataataataataataataataataataataataataataatggaaataacaagaaataataattaatgacaattagtaataaaatgataatttaagaataataataacaataataataataataataataataataatagtaataataataataataataataataataataattattattattattataattataattataattataattataataataataataactgcaacggaataataaaacgtgggtgttaataaaagactaataattatagtaaaatttaaatgcatattttttaatttctcaaaacactagaagtattaataggtatttcgggggagaggcgggacaaaattgggtgtcaacaataagcATTAAAATAAACAGGGTCATAGGCCAAACTGGTTTGTACTGTCCctataaggtttttttttttccaatttctatTGCTTCCATCTCTTAAAGCTGCTATAAAGCTTTCCGGCAAACCTCTTAATATAAGTGGTTTGAATGCAACCTGTACTAACCCAAAatgcataaatctatgggttTCCTTATAAGGAGCTAAATCACTTTCAGATAATAATCTAAAAGTAGCATGGTCCCTATCAACTGTAATTGTTTCTTCAGTGGTTTTAACCACTTGTCTGATACCTAATTTCTCAAAAGTACCCATTTGATTTATTAATCTGGGCTGGATCTTAGGAATTGTCCATTTATTAAGTAAATCTAAGTGTTAAGGCATATcatattcctctttttttttactatttttaacAATATTTTTTCTTCTAATGATATCCATTAGAGAAAGAGCGTTGAACATATATCACCTATTCCTACTTTCGTaccatggctctgataccattaaCTACAGGATCGCACTCTGGGATGGCGCTTCAGAGGATCTTTTATAGGTTAATAACCCTGGCGATGGGTTTGTCCAATCTCAGAACAACTCCCAAAATAGCCCCAAACGCCACCTCGACTAAGGGGGCACAacaacaggaccaccgcctgAATTAGAACAGTCCGCCTGGGTTATTCTCTAGTGTGATATAGTTCAACACAATATGTTTAGCCTATCATATAGACTAAAGATAATATAGTAAATttttaaatgaaataaaagaaaaggaaaggaaattaCCTAAGTGAGTTGTGTCGTAACCAGAGAAGAGAGAGATGTAGCAAACTTCAAACTTTTATTTAGTAGATTTTTTTCAAGAGAGAGAAGGCAGTGTATGAAAGCTTGCCTTTTCTCAATTACAAGTGATCCTTTTATAATGGATCCTAAGACAAAACGACAAAATACAATTTTTAATAGATCCATGAGGTTATTACCTTCCAAGACATTATTACTAGTTTCCTGAAATTGTGAAAAGAAATTATAAAACTCATCATCTTCTTTTCCCTTACTAGTACAGGGCTGTCCTATTTGACAAGGAAGACATCCATCATCTGAACTAGTCGAAATATAACTTTCATTGTCAAGGACTCTAATATCTTCATCTGATGAAGAGTCACGTGATGCATCTGACTCAAAACCTGAATCTTCTGGTTCTGAATTCAACAAGATCTTGTATAAAGATTCTTTTAAGTCGTTATCAATGTCAAGGTTCTTAATTTTTTCCTTGACTTTGCAATCCTTATAAAAATGACCAACTCTGCCACATTTATAACAGGCCttaggatttttggatttaataaaatCCTTCCTTTGTTTGAAATATTTCTTTCGCTTGGATTTCTTTTTCAAGCGTTTTTCTTTCCATTCCTGGaaaacttttttctttttgtgcCTGTAAGGCTTTTTGTTTGTGGCATTTCTAATCCAAATTgtccacaaaattctcctaattgttgtctttcAGTAAAATCATGTTTCTTAATTTGTTGATTTAGCTTAATCTCATTACATAAAGCCAAACCTTCTTGCATACATGTGCCTGCAAATATATTTATGCGGTAAAACTTTAATGGAAAGATTGATTAGTATTGAAAGTGTATAGAATTTATATAATTAGgataaattaatatatatatatatatatatatatatatatatatatatatataacaattaaaaaaataatataagaCTTAATGCTCGAATCACCTGCTGCatattcaaaaagaaaaaataaactaTTAATTTCTACTTACTTTTGTCTCCATTATTTGTGGCTGCAAAGTAAAACAAATAGAATTAGAATTGAGAAAAAGAGTGACAATTTaacagaaaataaataaaaagcgAAATCTACGCAATGGAAGAAGCAATACGTGAGAATCCTAATAAACTCAAACAAAAACTAATAAACCAGAAATCACAGAGTTGTGGTAAAGTTTAGCGGCTAACTCACGTTAGGTTCATTATAGGTTCTTTTATAGATGCCTTCTTCTAACCTAAGTAGATTTTTCCTAAGGccttcatgcttttaatatagtatagatttatttagatttaaaaattaaattatttatttactTAAAATCTTAATTATTAGGAAGATAAgtaaatgactattttgtctactataaagtcttttaatgaaggataaaaagttcaatcaatatttcttcatgcttttaatataactGGTCTCTACGAACGTGCGTTGCACGTTATTCCCTATCAATTATCACAAAAAAGTAAGgatataaaagtcgttcaatattatAAGATTATTTTGATcaatcaacatttatattcatgcttttataataatataaATAGATAGATATAGATAAGATTATATGAGGCTAACGGTGATAAACTCTTCTCTCTCATCCCCTAATTGCTCAACCTGAGAAAAATCTTTGCTTCTCTCCCAATTCTTTCGAGAAAATAAATCAAATCTCAATCTTGACTATTCAAATGGAAGAAGAAATAAAACAGGTCTCACCTTTGTGAGTTCAAATCGCAGAAGAGAGATGGCCTGTAGAAATCCCTTCGAATCAAGTTTCTAATGGATCTCAGCCGAATAGGCCCAATACTTAGTTAGTCTCCGCACAGTTTTCATTTAATTTCTCATGGCCCAGTTCGGGAAATGACCCGTGGCTCAAGATGTATTTAAAACGACAGAACCTTATACACATTTCAATTAATTCATTTTGGACAAAAATAAGAAAACGACTCTTTCTCTCTCTACTTTCTTCTCTCCTTCGTATTAGGGTTTAACAAGTTCAAAACCTAATTGAGCGCTTTATGACGAGGAGAAGATGGCGACTCAAACAAAGCAAGAGTCAATTCCCCAAGATATAATCATCCAAATTTTCTCATGGCTTCCTATTAAGTCTTTAATGCGTTTTAAGTGCGTTTCGAAATTTTATAATTCTCTTGTGTTGGAACGAAATTTCGGGGATCTCCATTTGTCCCATTATTTTAAGATCAGTCGTGGCGATACCAAATTTATTGCACGCGTAAAGGATGTTTGTTACGCTATAGAAGAGCATGATGAAGATGGAAGTGCCACCATGCATCAAACTGAGTGTTTTAATAAGTTGTATGATCACATTAACGGTCCTCCTGATGAATATCAGGATCATTTCATGTGCGATAATGGTTTGTGTTGCATATGGGATGTGACTTACAATGCCATGGGAGATGTATTTTTGAAGTATATTGCAATTTACAATCCCACTACAAGAGAAGTAAGATTTCTTCCACACTTGAAAGATTTTGAGCCAACAAGTTTTACCTATTATATCTGTTCAATAGGTTTTGAGCCAAAAGAAAACAAGTATAAAGTTCTTTTGGTTATTAATTTTTCAATCGAATTATCAAGAGCATGGGTTTTCACTTTAGGCATAGATAAATCATGGAGGGAGATTAAATTTGAACATGGTTATGATATTCCTCCATACAGATCCGGAATTTGCATTAGTGGCATTATCTATCGGTTTGGCGGTGCTCCGGAGTCCTGTATAGCTGCATTTGATGTTAAATCTGAAATTTTCAGAAGTATCCCAACGTGTCGTGAATTAGTTAATACTTTAGATGTAAGCAAATATGATTATATGCTGATAGAAGTAGAGGGAAAAATAGCAATCCTGGaatttttagatttttggttTACTGAAGACATCCATCTATGGATTTTTGGAGAGACTCGAAAAGACGAATGGGAACATCACATCTTTCGATTTCCTTTAGGATCGGAAGGCATATACTTGCGTTCCCATAGGATTCGCAAGTATCGTGGTGAAGAGATTGTATTTGCAATGAACATCACGGCCAATGATGTTTTGGTTTGTTTTTGTTATGATGTCAAGAAAAAGAGCTGGAGACATTTTGAAGTCCAAGGAAGTCCTGTTTCGGTTGGAAGCATTTGTATTTATGCTGAAAGCCTCTTCTCATTAGAAAATATTGGCAGTACTCATCACCAAGTACAACTACAAGGCAATTAGACTTGTTCTCTGTTTGCTTTACTtagagtaatttttttttgttaaacgTTAATTTGGTTATTTGTATTAAATCTTTTGTTGTAGTTCAAGTATCTGTTCTGAAGGATAGGAGGAAGAGTGGTTCTATCATTTATTAGTTGTTTAATTTGGGTATTTCAAATACATGTGTATTCTTATTCTACATAAGATTTCTCATTAAATAGTGCAGGTGATTCTTTGCCCTGTGATCTCCTAGCTAAAATCTGTATGAACTCACATTTATAAGCTCTAATTCTAATAAAATTTATTTGTAATTTAATGAATATGTAGAATTAATATGTTATGCATtgattttttgttgttgttgcgtCTGCTGAAAAATCCTGATCTAGGAAAACTCCATGACGACTCCCCCCATTGACTTCTCTGGTTGTGGAAATAGTTTTCTCTCAAAAAATGTAGCTTATCTTGATTTTATGATAATGGAAAATGTCAAGTCCTAGTTTTAGACAAGTAAATGAGAAATCTGAGAAGTAAAATACTCTAATTGGATCCTCTGGGAATGAATGGACATCAGGTCAGCAAGCATGTAATATTTTTAAGGTTTCCAGCATGGTTTCAAAGAGTCTGGTTGTTTTCATTTGCGATTTCATGCTGGTTTTGAGTGAAGGTGCTAGTTCATGGGAAAAGGGTTGCTCTGATGTGCTGCAATCTGCTTTGCTAGACATATACTGTAATATATTAACCCGGAATGTATACCTGTTTCATGGTATTTACTAATTTTCTTGGCAGTTTAATGGAATGAACTTTTAAAAAGAACTATACTCTGAGTTCTTCTAGGTCTACATCAGGAATAATAAGTAGCAAAATATGGTAGCTGGATCCAGAAAGCTACTACACAGTGTTACATTTTGTAGTTCCTCTTATTTTAGTTTAAGATGTTGTGGAGGCATATAGATTAGGAACTATGTACTATATTACATAAGCACTATGTTATGTATTGACTTTTGTTGCCACTTGATATAAGTAATACAGTAtattatttttttgaatcaaaacAAGAGCTTTCTTCCAAAAATCTGATTCACAGTAGGTTAATTTTCCCCCTTTTGTTTGATTTGTTGAATTCATGATGGTATAATAATAGCATTCTCCAAAGTAGCAGTGAGTTCATGATCATGTTGACTGCTCTGTTAGTGAATATAACGCACATTGTTGCTTGCACAAGGTTTTCAAAAACCATCCTGTATCGAAGAGACATTCTCACAGGCTCTCTCTTACAAAGAAGATCGAAAAGTGATTTCTACTTAGAGTGGTCTGAAGTCTAGATTTCTTGTAGTTGTTTTCCCTTCATACTCCAGAATTTATAACTCCAGCCTGAGATAGATAAAGTTGTCATACAATTCTAGTTACTTTTTGTACAATCTGTACTACTCTTATTCTCAATGTATCACATTTCCAGTATATAGATGCAAGTTCATTCTTCGGTCTTTAAGTCACTTCGAACTCTATCTGAATTGAAAATTTATTCCATATTTCTCTTAACTGGAAAAAGGTTTTGTGTAATGAGACTAACAGAGGAGTCAATAGTTCATTTTTGGGCTTTCTGTTTCAATAACTAGCTTTGGTTTTGAATCCTTAACAATTAAACAGATGTCTGCTTTTACTTCCGTTTGCAAGGACAATGAGCCTTGTAATTTGTCAATGAAGATATATATCATTGTGGGACAACTTAACACCCCATACATGCTCAGGCCTATCAACCGGAGCGTGGACAACATAATATGGAGCCCGCTGAAAATTTGGATGAGTTTGACTAATACAATGTAAAGAAATGGACTTTTGCCTAAACCTAacctcaaaagctagcttatgagaTGAGATTTGAAAGACTAATTCTTGTTATGAGTTTATTGAGATGAGATTTGTAAAGACTAATTCTTGTTATGAGTTTATTGTTTACTGTCATTTTTAATTCATTTATTAATGAAGAACATTTCTTTTTAATTGTTGAACCGGAAATAGTTGATTTAACAAGGCTATTCATTTAGAGAGTTGACTATGTACAGGAAAAAAATGATATTTTAATTTGATTCTCAACATTATAGAAGCAGTTGATGGGCTTCTTGGGGTGTCATCACAAGTGTTGTGAGATTTAAGAGCCAATATTCCCCCGTCCCACCTACACCTTCAGTGGagaaagaaacaaagaaaataatGGAAGGTACCAagcaaggaagagaaagaaatgaGGGGGAAAAATGTGTTTTTCATTTCATCTTTCTTTTTTTATCAACCTAATATGTACCAAGAAAAAATAATTCAAGACTATTGCAAATTTGTTGTCAACAACCTGATAATCGAAATGTGCCGAGATGGTAACCTGATGACCAAGAGTAAACAGTTCAACTAATTAATCATAGTGTTAAGGGTTTGAATCAGGTATGTGGTCACTTATGCGAGCTGGGctttacgtatatatacatattaaggagaaatatttatgaaacgaaaagatagttttctatttacaaaatataacattACGAACCCTATAACaaacaaattattttttaaaaaaatattttttattttttaaagaaatattttttattttttatttttttcactcaaaattatgtatgaaagttgtatgaaatatgtatatctcgctcaagacttaaaaagttcgctcaaaatttagtgtatgaaatgtatatatcttgttcaaggcttaaaaaatcaccTCAAAATTGTATATATGAAAAAGGtgtgaaatttgtatctcgctcaaggcttagaatttcgctcactttttcgtgtataaagttcatgttagatttctctaaaattaatgcaactacaacaacattgtatacaactttaatacaaaattcaagacttaaaataatcccttaaatttttgtgtatgaaatatgtatatcttgctcaaggcttaaaaaatttgctcaaattttgtgtatgaaatgtgtatatctcgatcaaggcttaaacattatgctcaaaattttatgtatgagaatggtatgaaatatgtatatctcgctcaagacttagaatttcattcacatctTGTGTATGAAAAAACTTCAACATTTCgcttacacatacacatatatttcatacatttttcatacacaaaaattt
Coding sequences:
- the LOC132623533 gene encoding F-box only protein 8-like, translating into MATQTKQESIPQDIIIQIFSWLPIKSLMRFKCVSKFYNSLVLERNFGDLHLSHYFKISRGDTKFIARVKDVCYAIEEHDEDGSATMHQTECFNKLYDHINGPPDEYQDHFMCDNGLCCIWDVTYNAMGDVFLKYIAIYNPTTREVRFLPHLKDFEPTSFTYYICSIGFEPKENKYKVLLVINFSIELSRAWVFTLGIDKSWREIKFEHGYDIPPYRSGICISGIIYRFGGAPESCIAAFDVKSEIFRSIPTCRELVNTLDVSKYDYMLIEVEGKIAILEFLDFWFTEDIHLWIFGETRKDEWEHHIFRFPLGSEGIYLRSHRIRKYRGEEIVFAMNITANDVLVCFCYDVKKKSWRHFEVQGSPVSVGSICIYAESLFSLENIGSTHHQVQLQGN